Proteins encoded together in one Musa acuminata AAA Group cultivar baxijiao chromosome BXJ3-6, Cavendish_Baxijiao_AAA, whole genome shotgun sequence window:
- the LOC103973779 gene encoding ethylene-responsive transcription factor RAP2-1, with protein sequence MEGQCCSTSTSEEPRKPPPAASRRRVVAAGSVGGGRDRPFRGVRMRKWGKWVAEIREPNKRSRIWLGSYSTAIAAARAYDTAVFYLRGRSARLNFPDEILAEDPEAEGFGSGGVMSADSIRKKATEVGARVDALQATLVPPQPPPSPPLPQQHHLQIQWRSKNPDLNQQPSPESSDVD encoded by the coding sequence ATGGAGGGGCAGTGCTGCTCCACCTCCACCAGCGAGGAACCAAGGAAGCCACCGCCGGCAGCGTCCAGGCGGAGGGTGGTGGCGGCGGGAAGCGTTGGCGGCGGCAGGGACAGACCTTTCAGAGGAGTCAGGATGAGGAAGTGGGGCAAGTGGGTGGCGGAGATACGGGAGCCTAACAAGCGGTCGCGGATTTGGCTGGGATCCTACTCCACCGCGATAGCTGCCGCCCGGGCATACGACACCGCCGTCTTCTACCTCCGGGGTCGCTCCGCCAGGCTCAACTTCCCGGACGAGATCCTCGCTGAAGATCCAGAGGCGGAGGGCTTCGGCAGCGGCGGCGTTATGTCGGCCGACTCGATCCGGAAGAAGGCCACCGAGGTGGGCGCGCGGGTGGACGCTCTCCAGGCGACACTGGTACCACCACAGCCGCCACCATCACCGCCGCTGCCGCAGCAACACCACCTTCAGATTCAGTGGCGATCCAAGAATCCTGATTTGAATCAGCAACCGAGCCCGGAGAGTTCCGATGTCGATTGA